GCATCAGATTCTTATATGACAATGTTGTTGAGAGTCTGTCCAGATACAATGAGAGTCAAGGATTTGGGTGCATTCTTGCCCACTCCATGGGTCTGGGAAAAACACTACAAGTGATTGCTTTCATTGATGTGTTCTTACATTATACCAGCTCTCgacatgtgttgtgtgttgttccCATCAATACCATACAGAATTGGGTGGCTGAGTTTAACATGTGGCTGCCACAGGCGACTGAAATTAATGAACCTTTAGGGACTTCTCTCTCACATTCAATCACAGATAATTTTCttaaacctattgtaactctAAAGCCAAGAAACTTTCCCCTATTTGTTCTTAATGACTCTACAAAGACGCTTCAGTCAAGAGTAAAAATCATAAAGGAATGGAGGGAAAAGGGTGGCGTGCTTTTAATAGGCTATGAGCTCTTTAGATTACTCTCCCTATCTGTCCCTTGTATTGGTGGAAACAAAATGGCAGTGAAGAAGAGGAAATCTAAAGCCCTGGACTCTCAGAATGTTACCATTGATCTGGATGAAACAGAAAAGGAGATGGAGCAATTAAAAGGTGAGACATATATAGTCTTAGGTCTACCTTATCATCATTTGTACAGAGGTACAAGCAGCTTTGTGTCATCCTGGGCCTGACCTTGTAGTCTGTGATGAGGGACATATCATCAGAAATGATACCACTCAAATCTCAAAGGCTCTTAAGAACATAAAAACCAGGTGATAAATTGTGTGTCAGTGATTATTTAAGCATCTTATATTAGGAGACGAGTAGTGACAACTGGCTATCCAATACAAAACAATTTGTTGGAGTACTGGTGTATGGTAGATTTTGTCAGGCCTAACTATCTTGGTACCAAACAAGAATTCCAGAACTTGTTTGAAAGGCCTATACAGAATGGCCAGTGTGTAGACAGCACTCCTATGGTaagtaatataggtaatatatTCATACTAACAacttattgtatgtatattagGATGTGCAGTTGATGCGACAAAGAAGTCATGTCTTGCATACTCTTCTCAAGGGCTTTGTGTTAAGGTGAATTGTAAATAATTTACACGATAATGATTCATCAATAACGTTGCCAATTTAGGAAGGGGCATGAGATCCTTCATAAAGTGTTGCCTAGAAAATATGAACATGTTTTGCTGCTTCGTATGACATCAATACAACAGCTATTGTACCAGTGTGTTACCCAGCTCTTACTGCAGAAACATGGCCACACTACCCCCATCAATCCTATAAAGGCCTACTCTGTTTACAGCAAAGTTAGTTTTTCTGTTTTCTAGTTGTTTACTATTTATTGTGCAGTTGACcacaatatttttttgtttcaTGTGTTGATGACTTAAGTGGTGTTTGACCTCACCTGCTGCTATACTGTTTGTCTAAACAGATGTTTGTGTGTTTTGGGGGGGACATTATAATGATATTCATGATTCATCTGATTTCACACCTCATTATGGAGAGCTTATTTTTATTGCTTATAGATTTGGAACCACCCAGACATTTACCAAAGAGCTTGCATGAATGGTTCATCCCACTCTACCGAGTTTGATGGGGATGCTCTGTTGAGAGGAAACAGTTCCAATGACTATCTGCAGTGGGTTAGTGACTACGTAACATGATATATTATTGTAATTCTCCTCTGCGTGTCTATGTGCAGCCAAGTATGGACTGTTTATCGTCCTACCAATTGGGAACAGTTGAACACAGTACCAAGATGTTCTTGTTAATGCATATCATCGATATGTCAGTTTGCATTGGTGATAAGTTACTTGTGTACAGGttagatattattattattgtacaggATGTGTTTCAGTAGTGTTGATTGGTTGTCTAATCTAATTGTGTTTATTGCTTTAGTCTTGTGTGCTAGACTAACTTGTGTACTGTGTTCTGTTAATTAGCCACAGCCTACTGGCGTTAAATAGTGTTGAGGAGTTGCTTGGCAAGAAACAAGTCCCTTATTCCAATGACTCAGCAACTATACAATACTCACCAGACAAGTGGGAAAAGAATGTCAACTACTTGAGTGAGTGAAGCACTTGTACCTGGTCATGCCATGATGATTTCCACTTGTACCTGGTCATGCCATGATGATTTCATTTGCTATAGGACTGGATGGTAGCACATCTGCACAAGAACGTGAGAGGCTCATTAGCAAGTTCAACACATCAAACAATGTGTGGATATTTCTGTTGTCCACAAAGTGTGTTTGTTACTAATTATTCTAAGA
The Dysidea avara chromosome 7, odDysAvar1.4, whole genome shotgun sequence genome window above contains:
- the LOC136262530 gene encoding helicase ARIP4-like; the encoded protein is MSSEEEDERDALFPGEDRDLVSPTRKRARPFHRRNLRAVKKGLGVESFNVSTLTTHTEELKRIERLGSQGGDTTTGSSDVRVGTSAAQPQQNGDQDGVIVLSDTDDDNDNKPHFSSHRSACAKYSDTLVCTDGSLVVNLGHPSNEQDIHLAPQIAVAVKPHQVGGIRFLYDNVVESLSRYNESQGFGCILAHSMGLGKTLQVIAFIDVFLHYTSSRHVLCVVPINTIQNWVAEFNMWLPQATEINEPLGTSLSHSITDNFLKPIVTLKPRNFPLFVLNDSTKTLQSRVKIIKEWREKGGVLLIGYELFRLLSLSVPCIGGNKMAVKKRKSKALDSQNVTIDLDETEKEMEQLKEVQAALCHPGPDLVVCDEGHIIRNDTTQISKALKNIKTRRRVVTTGYPIQNNLLEYWCMVDFVRPNYLGTKQEFQNLFERPIQNGQCVDSTPMDVQLMRQRSHVLHTLLKGFVLRKGHEILHKVLPRKYEHVLLLRMTSIQQLLYQCVTQLLLQKHGHTTPINPIKAYSVYSKIWNHPDIYQRACMNGSSHSTEFDGDALLRGNSSNDYLQWPSMDCLSSYQLGTVEHSTKMFLLMHIIDMSVCIGDKLLVYSHSLLALNSVEELLGKKQVPYSNDSATIQYSPDKWEKNVNYLRLDGSTSAQERERLISKFNTSNNVWIFLLSTKAGCLGINLVGANRVVVLDVSWNPCHDVQAVCRVYRYGQKKNCHIYRLVCDGTLERRIYNRQISKQGMSDRVVDELNPERCLSKSEIASLMAPLPPLPTTVEFHEDAHRFSFDPVLYNLCHRFGTLMTKLPFEHESLLIDQQEELDDREKELAMRAYEKERSDSNQKYKTVPLPSTVNKNVTMMSLPISSTTSSSTTPLLPGKFLPTTFSLPSIHLGALNGLSRSLRTDAEQATSSTTTTANSNVTGHSSSDAIVID